In Comamonas koreensis, the genomic stretch CTTGTGTGCAGGGCCTGCTGGGTGCAGGATGCGGTCGGTCCAGGCGATGGCCAGCGCAGACAGCAGGAACACCACATGGATGATGGTCTGCCACATCAGCACCTTCTCGCTGTAATTGGGTGCATTGATAAAGGTCTTGAGCAGGTGAATGGAGCTGATGCCGATGATCGACAGGCCCAGCTTGACCTTGAGCACCGAGGCGTTGACATGGCCCAGCCATTCGGGCTGGTCCGGGTGGCGGTTGAGGTGCATGCGGCTGACAAAGGTCTCGTAGCCGCCGACGATGACCATGATCAGCAGGTTGGAGATCATCACCACATCGATGAGACCGAGCACCACCAGCATGATGATGGTCTCGTTGAGCGCCGTGATCTGGACATCGG encodes the following:
- a CDS encoding TIGR00645 family protein; translation: MSLPQNAPLRPLPALIFASRWLQLPLYLGLIVAQLVYVWHFLVELLHLVEAAFGSDTALRILVTSVGYSPDVQITALNETIIMLVVLGLIDVVMISNLLIMVIVGGYETFVSRMHLNRHPDQPEWLGHVNASVLKVKLGLSIIGISSIHLLKTFINAPNYSEKVLMWQTIIHVVFLLSALAIAWTDRILHPAGPAHKDSH